The proteins below are encoded in one region of Drosophila santomea strain STO CAGO 1482 chromosome 3R, Prin_Dsan_1.1, whole genome shotgun sequence:
- the LOC120454544 gene encoding odorant receptor 83a, translating to MKSTSKEERIKADSKRRDLFVFVRQTMCVAAMYPFGYYVKGSGVLADLVRVCDMAYELLNYFVSVHIAGLYICTIYINYGQGDLDFFVNCLIQTIIYLWTIAMKLYFRRFRPALLNEILSNINDKYEPRSAVGFSFVTMGDSYRISRLWIKTYVYCCYIGTIFWLALPIAYRDGSLPLACWYPFDYTQPIVYEVVFLLQAMGQIQVAASFASSSGLHMVFCVLISGQYDVLFCSLKNVLASSYVLMGANMAELNQLQAEQSAADAELGQYTYSMEEETPLRELLEVGSSMDFSSAFGLSFVRCIQHHRYIVAALKKIERFYSPIWFVKIGEVTFLMCLVAFVSTKSTSANSFMRMVSLGQYLLLVLYELFIICYFADIVFQNSQRCGEALWRSPWQRHLKEVSSDYIFFMLNSRRQFQLTAGKITNLNVDRFRGTITTAFSFLTLLQKMDSRE from the exons ATGAAGAGCACATCCAAGGAAGAAAGGATTAAAGCCGACTCCAAGCGTCGCGACCTGTTCGTATTTGTAAGGCAAACCATGTGTGTAGCGGCCATGTATCCTTTCGGATATTATGTGAAGGGCTCTGGAGTCCTGGCAGATCTGGTCCGAGTCTGTGACATGGCCTACGAACTCCTCAACTACTTCGTATCGGTGCATATAGCTGGCCTGTACATCTGCACCATCTACATCAACTACGGACAGGGCGACTTGGACTTCTTCGTAAACTGTTTGATACaaactattatttatttgtggaCCATAGCGATGAAGCTTTATTTTCGAAGGTTCAGACCTGCATTACTGAATGAAATTTTGTCCAACATTAATGATAAGTACGAGCCACGTTCCGCTGTAGGATTCAGTTTCGTCACAATGGGGGACTCTTATCGGATATCCAGGCTATGGATAAAAACCTATGTGTACTGTTGCTACATCGGCACCATTTTCTGGTTGGCTCTTCCCATTGCTTACAGGGATGGGAGCCTTCCTCTCGCCTGCTGGTATCCCTTTGACTACACG CAACCTATTGTCTATGAGGTAGTGTTCCTTCTTCAGGCGATGGGACAGATCCAAGTGGCCGCATCGTTCGCCTCCTCCAGTGGTCTGCATATGGTATTTTGTGTCCTGATATCTGGGCAATACGATGTTCTCTTCTGCAGTCTCAAGAATGTATTGGCCAGCAGCTATGTACTAATGGGAGCCAATATGGCGGAACTAAA TCAATTGCAGGCTGAGCAATCTGCAGCTGATGCCGAGCTAGGTCAATATACGTACTCTATGGAAGAGGAGACCCCTCTGCGAGAACTTCTAGAAGTGGGAAGCTCAATGGACTTCTCCTCAGCATTCGGGCTGTCTTTTGTACGGTGCATTCAGCACCACAGATACATAGTGGCAGCCCTGAAAAAAATTGAGCGTTTCTACAGTCCCATCTGGTTTGTGAAGATTGGTGAAGTCACTTTCCTCATGTGCCTGGTGGCATTCGTCTCTACGAAGAGCACGTCGGCCAATTCTTTTATGCGGATGGTCTCTTTGGGACAGTACCTGCTCCTAGTTCTCTACGAGCTCTTTATCATCTGCTATTTCGCGGACATCGTTTTCCAGAACAGTCAACGGTGTGGTGAAGCCCTGTGGAGAAGTCCATGGCAGCGACATTTGAAGGAGGTTAGCAGCgattacatattttttatgttgAATTCCCGCAGGCAGTTCCAACTAACTGCCGGAAAAATAACCAATCTAAACGTGGATCGGTTCAGAGGG acTATCACTACTGCCTTCTCGTTTCTCACCTTGCTGCAAAAAATGGATTCACGAGaataa
- the LOC120454548 gene encoding ubiquitin domain-containing protein 1 has protein sequence MGACVCRMNPDNETMSVSSASISRPTSAGIAMGAARKNRPLCHETIRWRSDVPLTEGQLRSKRDEFWDTAPAFDGRKEIWDALRAATTAAEGLDFQMAQAILDGANVSVPNGYLTECYDELGTQYKVPIYCLSYPINIVKEENGRDSPAEYSEPVDGGTDIFLKLRISSTMTDVKLPVYSKDTVGQCKKKLQAAEAVNACCQRWFYSGKLLGDKVPIDECSIHQGYVVQVIVNTEHYNHDNSTSTAHAS, from the exons ATGGGTGCCTGTGTGTGTCGCATGAACCCCGACAACGAGACGATGAGCGTCTCCTCGGCGAGCATCTCGCGTCCCACCAGCGCAG GCATTGCCATGGGTGCGGCCCGCAAGAACCGACCGCTCTGCCACGAGACCATCCGGTGGCGATCTGACGTGCCACTGACCGAGGGACAGCTGCGGTCCAAGCGGGATGAATTCTGGGATACCGCGCCGGCCTTCGACGGTCGAAAGGAGATCTGGGATGCGCTGCGGGCGGCCACTACCGCGGCCGAGGGACTTGACTTCCAGATGGCCCAGGCCATTCTGGACGGGGCTAACGTATCGGTCCCGAATGG CTACCTTACAGAATGCTACGATGAGCTGGGCACCCAGTACAAAGTGCCCATTTACTGTCTGTCATATCCCATAAATATTGTAAAGGAGGAGAATGGGCGCGACTCGCCTGCCGAATACTCTGAGCCCGTGGATGGTGGCACCGACATCTTTTTGAAGCTGCGCATATCATCCACCATGACTGATGTTAAACTACCGGTTTACTCTAAGGACACCGTAGGGCAGTGCAAGAAAAAGCTTCAG GCCGCCGAGGCTGTCAACGCCTGCTGTCAGCGATGGTTCTACAGCGGCAAGCTGCTGGGCGACAAGGTGCCAATCGACGAGTGCAGTATACACCAGGGATATGTGGTGCAGGTGATTGTCAACACGGAGCACTACAACCACGACAATAGCACAAGTACAGCGCACGCCAGCTAG
- the LOC120454546 gene encoding uncharacterized protein LOC120454546 isoform X1 — protein sequence MVGVTVKRTQAVGPTFEVTQLSCFKLSTNRGVQLPPLMMKGQIRPDQVENATFRVVLADRHPLGHQQFNALIRRLVKCFMSEVEITKRLRKVTSKRPANPGELQLIRHLEALRRNYETERSALVVKLSLDSRFNLCAPYAAHLGDAQPSKSKTSRKSNPLETPSKDNKAIQKSTSRKNEHDIRTRQRQRGGSLPKVCKHVVTPGSLNPRLMEKLYRLQETFISYFERPQVKESFPANQNLLGSVNNDLSAQVSPSSSDVFYDFPDIVVF from the coding sequence ATGGTTGGGGTTACTGTGAAGAGGACACAAGCAGTAGGACCCACGTTCGAGGTCACCCAGCTGAGCTGCTTCAAACTGTCCACCAATCGGGGCGTTCAGTTGCCGCCGCTGATGATGAAGGGTCAGATCCGTCCGGATCAGGTAGAGAACGCCACATTCCGGGTAGTCCTGGCCGATCGTCATCCCCTCGGCCATCAACAATTCAACGCGCTGATAAGGCGGCTGGTCAAGTGCTTCATGTCGGAGGTGGAGATCACAAAGCGGCTACGGAAGGTAACCTCCAAGCGCCCCGCTAATCCGGGTGAGTTGCAGCTCATCCGGCACCTGGAGGCCCTGCGTCGGAACTACGAGACGGAGCGATCCGCCTTGGTGGTGAAGCTCAGTCTGGACAGCCGATTCAATCTGTGTGCTCCTTATGCTGCGCACCTTGGGGACGCCCAGCCAAGCAAGTCCAAAACATCACGAAAGAGCAATCCTCTCGAGACTCCTTCAAAGGACAACAAAGCTATACAAAAATCCACGAGTCGCAAGAACGAGCATGACATACGAACAAGGCAGCGACAAAGGGGAGGATCCCTGCCCAAAGTGTGCAAACATGTCGTAACGCCTGGAAGTCTGAACCCGCGACTCATGGAGAAGCTCTACAGGTTGCAGGAAACCTTTATATCGTACTTTGAACGTCCCCAAGTTAAAGAATCTTTTCCGGCCAATCAAAATTTATTGGGGTCAGTCAACAACGATCTATCGGCTCAAGTGTCGCCGAGTTCTTCTGACGTATTTTACGATTTTCCAGATATAGTTGTTTTTTAG
- the LOC120454546 gene encoding uncharacterized protein LOC120454546 isoform X2: MVGVTVKRTQAVGPTFEVTQLSCFKLSTNRGVQLPPLMMKGQIRPDQVENATFRVVLADRHPLGHQQFNALIRRLVKCFMSEVEITKRLRKVTSKRPANPGELQLIRHLEALRRNYETERSALVVKLSLDSRFNLCAPYAAHLGDAQPSKSKTSRKSNPLETPSKDNKAIQKSTSRKNEHDIRTRQRQRGGSLPKVCKHVVTPGSLNPRLMEKLYRLQETFISYFERPQVKESFPANQNLLGYSCFLDMK, translated from the exons ATGGTTGGGGTTACTGTGAAGAGGACACAAGCAGTAGGACCCACGTTCGAGGTCACCCAGCTGAGCTGCTTCAAACTGTCCACCAATCGGGGCGTTCAGTTGCCGCCGCTGATGATGAAGGGTCAGATCCGTCCGGATCAGGTAGAGAACGCCACATTCCGGGTAGTCCTGGCCGATCGTCATCCCCTCGGCCATCAACAATTCAACGCGCTGATAAGGCGGCTGGTCAAGTGCTTCATGTCGGAGGTGGAGATCACAAAGCGGCTACGGAAGGTAACCTCCAAGCGCCCCGCTAATCCGGGTGAGTTGCAGCTCATCCGGCACCTGGAGGCCCTGCGTCGGAACTACGAGACGGAGCGATCCGCCTTGGTGGTGAAGCTCAGTCTGGACAGCCGATTCAATCTGTGTGCTCCTTATGCTGCGCACCTTGGGGACGCCCAGCCAAGCAAGTCCAAAACATCACGAAAGAGCAATCCTCTCGAGACTCCTTCAAAGGACAACAAAGCTATACAAAAATCCACGAGTCGCAAGAACGAGCATGACATACGAACAAGGCAGCGACAAAGGGGAGGATCCCTGCCCAAAGTGTGCAAACATGTCGTAACGCCTGGAAGTCTGAACCCGCGACTCATGGAGAAGCTCTACAGGTTGCAGGAAACCTTTATATCGTACTTTGAACGTCCCCAAGTTAAAGAATCTTTTCCGGCCAATCAAAATTTATTGGG ATATAGTTGTTTTTTAGACATGAAATAA